A genomic segment from Triticum dicoccoides isolate Atlit2015 ecotype Zavitan chromosome 1A, WEW_v2.0, whole genome shotgun sequence encodes:
- the LOC119271718 gene encoding uncharacterized protein LOC119271718, translating to MQQRRGRPSGTDGSDFSYRMVVDSRYQRVADGRSRLARLMLVQTLHQVAGGALLLLSLSKGTEINKFAVLSLAAGLLAILLGEFGRRRTVAVFLRLYTSLSSIAIAFSVTCIIRSDLFVKITKQNTAAITSYEMFDVVRVALGVLLQLVVIATTTRLLQNMSPPKRTS from the exons ATGCAGCAGCGGCGCGGCCGGCCGTCCGGCACGGATGGCTCCGACTTCTCCTACCGCATGGTCGTCGACTCCC GGTACCAGAGGGTCGCCGACGGCAGATCCCGCCTCGCCCGGCTCATGCTCGTGCAG ACACTGCACCAGGTCGCTGGGGGCGCGTTGCTGTTGCTGTCGCTGTCGAAGGGGACGGAGATAAACAAGTTCGCCGTGCTGTCCTTGGCCGCCGGGCTGCTGGCCATTCTGCTGGGGGAATTTG GGCGGAGGCGGACTGTGGCAGTGTTTCTTCGGTTGTACACAAGCTTGTCATCGATTGCTATTGCATTCTCTGTGACGTGCATTATTCGTTCAGACTTGTTCGTGAAG ATCACGAAGCAAAACACAGCAGCCATTACAAGCTATGAGATGTTCGATGTGGTCCGTGTTGCACTTG GTGTCCTGCTCCAATTGGTGGTCATCGCGACAACCACCAGACTCCTGCAAAACATGTCTCCTCCCAAGAGAACTTCATGA
- the LOC119271697 gene encoding 21 kDa protein-like has protein sequence MARTVGCLWLLLSCWCGLAAAARPAAPSAAAGVGGGNNASFVKAWCAGTEYPALCDATLSPYAAAVGDSPARLACAALNVTLAGARNATAAMRGMAAAGRLPTVAAEAAGDCVSMLGDAVGMLRQSVEAMAQVGAEAEQGHPQERTVRFQVDSVRTWASAALTDGDMCMEGFRGEAAGGGGVREAVRGHVAGLLHLTANALCIVGAMANQTAPP, from the coding sequence ATGGCGCGCACCGTTGGCTGCCTGTGGCTGCTCCTCTCGTGCTGGTGCGGCCTCGCCGCCGCGGCGCGGCCGGCGGCGCCGTCGGCCGCCGCGGGCGTGGGCGGCGGCAACAACGCGAGCTTCGTCAAGGCGTGGTGCGCGGGGACGGAGTACCCGGCGCTGTGCGACGCGACGCTCTCGCCGTACGCGGCCGCGGTGGGGGACAGCCCGGCGCGGCTGGCGTGCGCCGCGCTGAACGTGACGCTCGCCGGCGCGAGGAACGCGACGGCGGCCATGAGGGGCATGGCGGCGGCCGGGCGCCTGCCGAccgtggcggcggaggcggcgggggacTGCGTGAGCATGCTCGGGGACGCCGTCGGCATGCTGAGGCAGTCGGTGGAGGCCATGGCGCAGGTCGGGGCGGAGGCGGAGCAGGGCCACCCGCAGGAGAGGACGGTGAGGTTCCAGGTGGACAGCGTGCGGACGTGGGCCAGCGCGGCCCTCACCGACGGCGACATGTGCATGGAAGGGTTCCGGGGagaggccgccggcggcggcggcgtcagggAGGCCGTGCGCGGCCACGTCGCGGGCCTCCTGCACCTCACGGCCAACGCGCTTTGCATCGTCGGCGCCATGGCCAACCAAACGGCGCCGCCATAG
- the LOC119271707 gene encoding tubulin-folding cofactor D-like has protein sequence MPAPPDQPAATSAGDASTDPTAAAVCDDVHDSKEVVLRRYFLQEWELVSAILRRIVAAGGVAEPADVHRIRSIMDKYQEEGQLLEPYLEDIISPLMSLVRSKIMELGAATDELLEIIKPLCIIIYTLVTVCGYKSVIKFFPHQVSDLELAVALLEKCHTMSSATALRQESTGEMETKCVVLLWLYILILIPFDISSVDTSIAATDHVSGSEVVPLVTRILDICKDYLSNSGPMRRMSGLLLARLLTRPDMLKAFSSFMEWAHKILLSVTDDFVDQFRSIGIVEALASIFKIGNRRVLHDANSGIWNDCSFVMKTNIAIRSPLLRKFLVKLAQRVALISLAPRTPSWRYQSISSSLGANLLSSTAASSSGSTRQVNIDQTDTCGLEEDMDVPEIVEEIIDLLLTGLRDSDTIVRWSAAKGVGRITARLTPALSEEVLSSILQLFSPGEGDGSWHGGCLALAELARRGLLLPSSFPDVIPVITKALHYDVRRGPHSIGSHVRDAAAYVCWAFGRAYTNLDMKAVLEQLAPDLLTVACYDREVNCRRAASAAFQENVGRQGTYPHGIDIVNTTDYFALASRSNSYLSVAVSVAQYKEYVYPFAEELLCNKITHWEKSLRELTAQALALLVQYDMDYFSGHALKKLIPCTLSSDLCTRHGATLAAGEIALKLHQLGFIFSTDMQRGLSGIVPAIEKARLYRGKGGEILRSAVSRFIACISMAAISLNEKTKRSLVETLNENLKHPNSQIQCAAVDALKHFIPTYLVSAGEKIANDVISKYVTLLDDPNVAARRGGALALGILPYEFLLLKWMPVMSKLCSSCTIEDKADDPDAEARVNSVRGLILVCETLTSNVDQSSDIGESVYAYIKVEVMPALFRALDDYAVDNRGDVGSWVREAAMDALERCTFILCKRDAVAVRTAPAAEDKSEPSDMDANAISTTCQLFDSSIAQGLVAGIAKQAVEKIDKIREIAVRTLHRILYNQEQFVPSIPYRKLLEEIIPNNSDLEWAVPTVSYPRLVKILQAGCYSKPVLSGLVISTGGLQESLRKASTSALVGYLQDSSINIDDEGKSREYLLSHDILWVLQRYQKCDRVITPTLKTIETLLSKQVFLNMEGHGDFYSELVNLLGPELKGSKDFTKLCAGLSILGYISSQLDGTGTRAFSQLLVFLGHRYPKIRKAAADQVYLVLLQNDSLISAEDMYKAQEVLAETCWEGDVEEARHKRSELNAMAGFGVATSQKSENRQGARAPDVRNAASTDENTSYSSLVEFSGY, from the exons ATGCCTGCCCCGCCCGACCAGCCCGCAGCCACTAGCGCTGGGGATGCCTCGACTGATCCTACTGCCGCCGCTGTTTGCGACGACGTGCACGACTCCAAGGAGGTCGTCCTGCGGCGGTACTTCCTCCAGGAATGGGAGCTGGTCTCCGCCATCCTCCGCCGCATCGTCGCCGCTGGCGGCGTCGCGGAGCCCGCCGACGTCCACAGGATCCGCTCCATC ATGGACAAATATCAAGAAGAAGGTCAACTTCTCGAGCCATACCTAGAAGACATCATCTCACCACTTATGTCGTTGGTTCGATCAAAGATAATGGAACTTGGTGCTGCCACAGATGAGCTCCTTGAAATCATCAAGCCTCTGTGTATTATCATCTACACCCTGGTTACAGTCTGTGGGTATAAGAGCGTCATCAAGTTCTTCCCTCATCAGGTTTCAGATCTAGAGCTTGCGGTTGCTCTCCTTGAGAAGTGCCATACAATGAGCTCAGCGACGGCTCTTAGGCAAGAGAGCACAGGAGAAATGGAGACCAAGTGTGTCGTTCTGTTGTGGCTTTATATACTGATCTTAATTCCATTTGATATCTCCTCCGTTGACACGAGCATTGCTGCCACTGATCACGTGTCCGGGTCCGAGGTTGTTCCGCTTGTGACAAGGATATTGGACATCTGTAAGGATTATCTCTCCAACTCTGGTCCAATGAGAAGGATGTCTGGGTTGCTGCTTGCAAGGCTGTTGACTCGCCCAGACATGCTGAAGGCTTTCAGCAG TTTTATGGAATGGGCACACAAAATCTTGTTGTCTGTCACAGATGACTTTGTGGATCAATTTAGGTCCATTGGCATAGTGGAAGCTTTAGCATCAATATTTAAG ATTGGTAACAGGAGAGTGCTACATGATGCCAATTCTGGTATTTGGAACGACTGTTCATTTGTGATGAAGACTAATATTGCCATCAGAAGTCCCCTCCTTAGGAAATTTCTGGTCAAACTGGCACAGCGAGTTGCTCTCATTAGCTTGGCTCCCCGTACGCCATCATGGCGCTATCAG TCAATAAGTAGTTCACTGGGTGCAAACCTTTTAAGTTCTACTGCTGCGTCTTCAAGTGGATCAACCCGACAAGTGAACATTGATCAAACAGACACATGTgggttggaagaagatatggatgttcCAGAAATTGTGGAAGAGATAATCGACTTACTATTGACTGGCTTGAGGGATTCG GATACTATTGTGAGATGGTCTGCTGCCAAAGGTGTCGGTAGAATAACTGCACGTTTAACACCtgcactgtctgaagaagttctatCATCAATCTTGCAGCTTTTTTCTCCTGGTGAG GGTGATGGTTCCTGGCATGGAGGCTGCTTGGCTTTGGCTGAACTTGCTCGGAGGGGGCTGTTGCTGCCTTCTAGCTTTCCTGATGTTATTCCCGTTATAACGAAG GCTTTACACTATGATGTGCGTAGAGGTCCACATAGCATTGGTTCACACGTAAGAGATGCCGCAGCATACGTTTGTTGGGCGTTTGGTCGTGCCTATACTAACTTAGATATGAAGGCGGTCTTGGAACAACTTGCTCCCGACCTTCTAACGGTTGCTTGTTATGATCGAGAG GTTAATTGTAGAAGAGCTGCTTCTGCTGCCTTTCAAGAGAATGTTGGAAGACAGGGAACTTATCCGCATGGCATTGATATTGTGAATACAACAGACTACTTTGCACTAGCTTCACGATCAAACTCTTATCTGAGTGTCGCTGTTTCTGTTGCTCAGTATAAGGAGTATGTTTATCCCTTTGCAGAAGAGCTGCTGTGCAATAAAATAACTCACTGG GAGAAAAGCTTGAGAGAGTTGACGGCGCAGGCCCTTGCTTTGCTTGTGCAATATGATATGGATTACTTCTCTGGGCATGCCCTTAAAAAGTTAATTCCCTGCACTCTATCATCAGATCTGTGCACTCGACATGGGGCCACTTTAGCTGCTGGCGAAATTGCTTTGAAGTTGCATCAGCTTGGTTTCATTTTTTCCACAG ACATGCAGAGAGGTTTGTCAGGCATTGTCCCTGCAATTGAAAAGGCACGCCTTTATCGAGGTAAAGGAGGAGAGATTTTGCGCTCTGCTGTTTCTCGATTCATTGCATGTATTTCCATGGCTGCAATATCCTTGAATGAGAAGACGAAGAGAAGTTTAGTTGAAACCCTTAACGAGAATTTGAAGCATCCCAATTCTCAAATACAG TGTGCCGCTGTTGACGCTTTGAAGCATTTTATTCCAACATATCTGGTTTCTGCTGGTGAAAAGATTGCTAATGATGTCATTTCGAAGTATGTGACGCTTCTAGATGACCCGAATGTAGCTGCAAGACGAGGCGGGGCGCTGGCCCTTGGAATATTACCGTACGAGTTCTTGTTACTAAAATGGATGCCTGTCATGAGTAAGCTCTGTAGCTCATGCACAATAGAG GATAAGGCTGATGATCCTGACGCTGAAGCACGTGTGAATTCTGTTAGGGGGCTAATTCTGGTTTGCGAAACATTAACATCTAATGTTGATCAGAGCTCAGATATTGGAGAATCTGTATATGCATACATAAAAGTTGAGGTCATGCCAGCTTTATTCAGAGCACTTGATGATTATGCTGTAGATAACAGAGGAGATGTGGGTTCTTGGGTACGTGAAGCAGCAATGGATGCGCTAGAAAGATGCACGTTCATCCTCTGCAAGAGAGATGCTGTTGCAGTGAGAACAGCGCCAGCTGCTGAGGATAAGTCTGAGCCAAGCGACATGGATGCAAATGCAATTAGTACCACATGCCAACTATTTGATTCTTCTATTGCACAGGGTCTGGTCGCTGGCATTGCAAAGCAGGCAGTTGAGAAAATAGATAAGATAAGAGAAATAGCAGTCAGGACTCTGCACAGGATTCTGTACAACCAAGAACAGTTTGTCCCGTCTATACCTTACAGGAAGCTGTTGGAAGAAATTATTCCTAACAATTCTGATTTGGAGTGGGCA GTTCCTACAGTATCATATCCACGATTGGTGAAGATTCTTCAGGCTGGCTGTTACAGCAAGCCTGTGCTTTCAGGGCTTGTGATTTCTACCGGTGGGTTGCAGGAGTCTTTGAGGAAAGCTTCAACATCAGCTTTAGTAGGATACTTGCAAGATTCAAGTATTAATATAGATGATGAAGGGAAAAGTAGAGAGTATCTATTGAGTCATGACATTTTGTGGGTTCTCCAGCGTTACCAGAAGTGTGACCGTGTAATTACACCCACATTGAAG ACCATCGAGACTCTGCTCAGTAAACAGGTTTTCTTGAACATGGAG GGGCATGGCGACTTCTACAGTGAATTGGTAAATTTGCTAGGCCCTGAACTGAAGGGATCAAAGGACTTCACGAAGTTATGTGCAGGCCTCTCAATCCTGGGATATATTTCTTCACAATTGGACGGAACTGGCACCAGGGCATTCTCTCAACTTCTAGTGTTCCTAGGCCATAGATACCCCAAG ATCCGGAAGGCTGCGGCTGATCAGGTGTACCTTGTGCTGCTGCAAAATGACAGTCTGATCTCGGCGGAAGATATGTATAAAGCCCAGGAAGTGCTCGCGGAGACATGCTGGGAAGGAGACGTCGAGGAAGCGAGGCACAAGAGGTCTGAATTGAATGCGATGGCTGGTTTTGGCGTCGCCACTTCGCAGAAGTCCGAGAATAGACAGGGAGCAAGAGCTCCCGATGTTCGAAATGCTGCTTCAACTGATGAGAACACGTCGTATTCCTCACTGGTTGAATTCAGTGGGTACTAG
- the LOC119271729 gene encoding methionine aminopeptidase 1A-like, translated as MEKGASESSPLDCARCGKPASLQCPKCAQLKLPREAAAFCSQDCFKAAWASHKSVHTKVDALTSQLSQEGWKYCLKKGRTRTLELPRFDWTGPLRPFPISKMRLVPDGIEKPDWALDGIPKIEPDSDLQKRVEIKTPEQIERMRETCRIAREVLDAGARIIKPGITTDEIDRVIHEETIARGGYPSPLNYHFFPKSCCTSVNEVICHGIPDARKLEDGDIVNIDVTVYYKGVHGDLNDTYFVGNVDEASKQLVRCTYECLEKAITIVKPGVRFREVGEVISRHASMSGLSVVKSYCGHGIGELFHCAPNIPHYSRNKAVGIMKAGQTFTIEPMINTGLWRDRLWPDEWTAVTADGKRSAQFEHTLLVTETGVEVLTARLPSSPDVYPWLKPASANSK; from the exons ATGGAGAAGGGGGCGTCGGAGTCGTCGCCGCTCGACTGCGCTCGCTGCGGCAAGCCCGCGTCTCTCCA ATGCCCCAAGTGCGCTCAACTGAAGCTCCCCCGTGAAGCTGCTGCTTTCTG TTCGCAGGATTGTTTCAAGGCAGCatgggcctctcacaagtctgttcACACAAAGGTAGATGCACTGACATCCCAGCTGTCTCAAGAAGGCTGGAAATATTGTTTGAAAAAAGGGCGGACCCGGACACTGGAGCTTCCTCGTTTTGATTGGACAGG TCCATTGAGACCATTTCCTATATCAAAGATGCGTTTGGTGCCAGACGGAATCGAGAAACCTGATTGGGCGCTTGAT GGAATCCCCAAGATCGAGCCGGACAGTGATTTGCAGAAAAGAGTAGAG ATCAAGACCCCTGAGCAAATTGAAAGGATGAGGGAAACATGCCGA ATTGCAAGAGAAGTTTTAGATGCAGGCGCTCGTATAATCAAGCCAGGAATTACAACAGATGAAATTGATAGAGTGATTCATGAGGAGACAATTGCCAGAG GTGGATACCCGTCCCCGTTGAATTACCATTTCTTCCCGAAGTCATGCTGCAC GTCAGTTAATGAAGTCATTTGCCATGGAATTCCAGATGCCAG AAAACTTGAAGATGGTGACATTGTAAACATTGACGTTACTGTATACTATAAAGGTGTTCATG GTGATTTGAATGATACATATTTTGTTGGAAATGTTGATGAAGCTTCGAAACAGCTTGTCCGTTGTACCTATGAGTGCTTGGAGAAAGCTATCACAATAG TTAAACCTGGAGTTAGGTTTCGGGAAGTTGGAGAAGTCATAAGTAGACATGCATCGATGTCAGGTTTATCTGTG GTGAAATCTTATTGTGGTCATGGCATAGGAGAATTGTTCCACTGTGCCCCGAACATCCCTCATTATTCAA GAAACAAGGCTGTTGGTATCATGAAAGCTGGTCAGACATTTACAATTGAGCCAATGATTAACACAG GACTTTGGCGTGACCGTCTATGGCCTGACGAGTGGACTGCAGTGACTGCAGATGGTAAACGGAGTGCTCAATTTGAGCACACCCTTTTG GTGACGGAAACCGGAGTTGAAGTTTTGACAGCAAGGCTGCCCTCATCACCGGACGTCTACCCATGGTTGAAGCCGGCGTCAGCAAATAGCAAGTGA